One window from the genome of Dermacentor silvarum isolate Dsil-2018 unplaced genomic scaffold, BIME_Dsil_1.4 Seq1126, whole genome shotgun sequence encodes:
- the LOC125941701 gene encoding uncharacterized protein LOC125941701 yields MRVRRTLVFACSSGGWALDMRPTWIPGGALRLPPGLFGSILPLNSSLRTLQMARVAVRLYTALAARLRDIPGVFDSPVRESEAANLRSVADCLRKDLDAMPPALKSGFPPAKGQPWALFDQAVGLALAHDNLAEMLDTRRIWGKDLRLKGLENLSSDQLFFVYYALDNCQRSDAQAQRRLPWALGGQERVNGPLRHWAPFAKHFGCLDGEPMVAPKRCTLLDAHA; encoded by the exons ATGCGCGTACGCCGGACATTGGTCTTCGCGTGCAGCTCGGGCGGCTGGGCACTGGACATGCGGCCGACGTGGATACCCGGAGGGGCCCTGCGGCTGCCACCCGGGCTGTTCGGCTCCATCTTGCCGCTCAACAGCTCGCTGCGCACTCTGCAAATGGCACGGGTGGCAGTGCGCTTGTACACCGCCTTGGCCGCGCGACTCAG GGACATTCCGGGCGTGTTCGATTCCCCCGTGCGCGAATCTGAGGCGGCGAATCTCCGGAGCGTGGCCGACTGCCTCCGCAAGGACTTGGATGCCATGCCGCCGGCGCTCAAGAGCGGCTTTCCGCCTGCCAAGGGCCAGCCCTGGGCGCTCTTTGACCAGGCGGTGGGCTTAGCCCTGGCGCACGATAACCTGGCG GAGATGCTGGACACCCGGCGCATCTGGGGCAAAGACCTACGGCTGAAGGGGCTCGAGAACCTCTCCTCGGACCAGCTGTTCTTCGTGTACTACGCACTGGACAACTGCCAGCGGTCCGACGCGCAGGCGCAGCGCCGGCTGCCGTGGGCGCTCGGCGGACAGGAGCGCGTCAACGGGCCGCTCCGCCACTGGGCCCCGTTCGCCAAGCACTTCGGCTGCCTCGACGGAGAGCCCATGGTGGCGCCGAAGCGGTGCACGCTGCTCGATGCACACGCCTAG